DNA from Thermostichus vulcanus str. 'Rupite':
GGCTCTGTCAGCGGGAGCGCCGGCGCCTCACCCAGCAACGAGATGCTTTACAGGCAGAATACAGCGCGATTCAGGCCGAAATGCAGGAACGCCTTCAGGAAGAGCAGCAACCGGGTGTCGATCCGATCCTGATGGAACAACAGGCTCAACGCAAACGGCAGGAATCCTATCTGGAGCTGCAAATTCGTCTGCTGCGCTTGGTGCAAGTTGGCGTCTGGATAGGGGGTGTGGGGGTGAGCTTGGGGCTGTTCCCACAGACTCGAGCTTTACAAACCTTTTTCCTGGTTTCTCTGCGGGGGCCTCTGTTGCGGCTGGCGGGAGTGGGTTTCGCCACCTACGGCAGTGTTTGGCTGAGTGGCCTGGTGCTGGACAACCTCTTTGCTGCTTTGCGCCAAGAACAGTGGCAAAATGCTCCCACAACCCCCACCTATCGCCTTAGTAAGCGTCTCAGCACCTTTGCCGGGGTCGCGAAAGGGATCGCCGCCACCACACTGATTTTGGTGGGATCCCTGGTGGGGCTGGCTTTGGTGGGGGTGAATATTGGCCCCTTGGTGGCTAGCCTTGGCTTTATTGGCTTGGGGATTTCTCTGGCGGCACAAGATCTGATCAAAGACATCATTAATGGTCTATTGATTTTGTTGGAGGATCAGTTTGCCGAAGGGGATGTGATTGTGGTGGATGGGCGGGGGGGCCTGGTGGAACACATGGATCTGCGACTGACCCAATTGCGCAACACCGAGGGCACCTTGATTTCCATCCCCAATAGTGCCATCCGCGTTGTGGAGAATCTCTCCAATGGCTGGTCTCGGGTCGATCTGGGGATCGAGATTGCCTACGAAAATGATCTGGAGCAAGCGATGCGCATCACCGAGCAGGTGGCCCTGGAGATGTACCGAGAGCCCGTTTGGCGAGAGAAAATTTTGGATCTGCCGGAGATGCACGGTGTCGATCACCTAGGGGAGCGGGGGGTAACCCTGCGCCTTTGGATCAAGGTGCAGCCCCTACAACAGTGGAAAGTGGCACGGGAGTACCGTCGTCGCCTCAAACATGCCTTCGATCAAGCCGGGATCCAGATCCCTTTCCCTCAGCAAACCTTGGGGTTCCGCACCCCCCTGCAAATGCACATTCAGGGCCTCAGCTCAGAAGAAACCCAGCGACTGCTACACCTGATGGAATCG
Protein-coding regions in this window:
- a CDS encoding mechanosensitive ion channel family protein, which codes for MPQNPRHPHRLKLGKTGSLLWLPLLSIVLAAPPTWGQETPAPNNTSLPSLPLLNTVDAIEELRQALSLPASSPIQTGAVTLDGRRLFLVTAPQGDPGSTPPVSQRIRSIEQTLRRLAAMPLDLDTLEVSVVIDAQTNQPVVQVNGQYLLTVTSLDAQLQGTQAIDWAEQVADIVEQALRTSQQERQPQFLRRQGLIALGILLAVWGTGRLCQRERRRLTQQRDALQAEYSAIQAEMQERLQEEQQPGVDPILMEQQAQRKRQESYLELQIRLLRLVQVGVWIGGVGVSLGLFPQTRALQTFFLVSLRGPLLRLAGVGFATYGSVWLSGLVLDNLFAALRQEQWQNAPTTPTYRLSKRLSTFAGVAKGIAATTLILVGSLVGLALVGVNIGPLVASLGFIGLGISLAAQDLIKDIINGLLILLEDQFAEGDVIVVDGRGGLVEHMDLRLTQLRNTEGTLISIPNSAIRVVENLSNGWSRVDLGIEIAYENDLEQAMRITEQVALEMYREPVWREKILDLPEMHGVDHLGERGVTLRLWIKVQPLQQWKVAREYRRRLKHAFDQAGIQIPFPQQTLGFRTPLQMHIQGLSSEETQRLLHLMESHLHDRSSPYEEKKPSSESLADGSHRS